DNA from Cyanobacteria bacterium QS_8_64_29:
CGCTGTTGGGGACTGCCTTCCGGCAGCGGGGGGACGGACTGCGACTGCGCGCGGGCGGCAGGGCCGCCAGCCAGTACCAACAGCGGCAGTAGTAGCCCACCGCTTAGCCCGAGACGGCGGATCGTTGGCGTGAGCATGGTGCTCCTTAGGCGGGACCGCAACATCAAGACGCGGTTATAGTAGCATCCGTTCCCCCAGCGCTCGCTCAGGCGTCCCCATCGGAAGGGGGCTGGCGCAGATCCGGCCGGCGCCGTTGCGTGCGCTCGCGCTGCTGCTGGTGGCGCCAGTGCGCGATCGCGGCGTGATCTCCCGAGCACAGCACGGCCGGGACTTCCCAGCCGCGATAGGTGGCCGGCCGGGTGTACTGTGGATAGTCCAGCAAACCATCCTCAAAACTCTCGGTCTCGAGCGAGGCCGCCTTGCCGACGGTGCCGGGGAGCAAGCGCAGAACGCCGTTGAGCAGGGCAAGGGCCGGGATCTCGCCGCCGGTTAGGACAAAGTCTCCCAATGAAATTTCGCGGGTGATGAGGTGCTCGCGAATGCGCTCGTCGACGCCTTCGTAGTGGCCGCAAACGACGACCAGCTGCCGGTACTCGCTTGCCAGCTCGCGCAGTAGCGGTTGCCGTAGGGGCTGGCCTTGGGGGCTCATTAGAACGATCTCCCGCGGCGGCTGCTGCGGGATTGCCTCGACGGCGGCAAAGATGGGCTCGGGCTTGAGCACCATCCCGGCGCCGCCGCCGTAGGGCTCATCGTCCACGCGGCGGTGCTTGTCGGGGCTAAAATCGCGCGGGTTGACCAGATTGAGTTGGGCAATGCCGTTGGCCAAGGCCTTGCCCATCAGCCCCACTTGACAGGGCGAGTGGAAAAACTCGGGGAACAGCGTAACCAGATCGAATCGCACGGGCAGGCTAGGCAGCGGCAGGTACTCGGAAGCCGCTACGGTTCCTCCCGATCGCGCTCGGCGTCTGCCTCAGTGGTATTGAGCTCGTCTTTGAACCCGCGCAGGGTTTTGCCTAAGGCATTGCCCACCTCGGGAATGCGCTTGGGCCCAAACACCAGCAGCGCTACAGCTGCAATTAGGCCCACCTCCGGCAGTCCCAAACCAAACATGGCGGCTCTCCTGCATTAAGTTCGCCGGCAGCAGCTCCAGTATATCCTCGGGGTAGCCCCGCAAGTAGCAATGCATGGTCGAGACTGCCTCCTTACGCCAGCACCAACACCCGCTAATCCGCCAGCTCGCTGACAGCATCGAGTCGGCTTGGCAGGCCGCGTTCGAGCTGAGGGCTTATCCGCTACCGGCAGGACTGGGCTACGTGGAAGGCCAGCTCGAGGGCGACAAGCTCACCATCGAGAACTGCTGCTACCAGACTGATCGGTTTCGCAAGCTCCACCTGGAGCTGGCGCGCGTGGGGACCCAGCTCGACATCCTCCACTGCGTCATGTTTCCGCGCCCCGAGTACGCGCTGCCCATCTTTGGCTGCGACTTAGTGGGCGCTCGGGGCCAAATCAGTGCCGCCATTGCCGACCTATCGCCAGTGAGCCGCGACAGCCAGCTGCCAGCTGCCTACCGCGAGGCCTTGGCGTCCCTGCCCGATCCGCAGTTTTCGCAGCCGCGCGAGCTGCCCGAGTGGGGCGATATTTTCTCGGCGTTTTGTACCTTCGTGCGCCCCAGCGATGCCGCCGAGCAGGAGCGCTTTCTGGCGCGGGTGCGCGATCTGCTGCGCGTTCACTGCCAGCAAGCCCCGCAAGCGCTGCCTGCCTCCGAGCGGGACCGCCAGCAGCACTTGGCCGCCCAACGCCACTACTGCCACCAGCAGCAGCAAAACGACAAAACCCGCCGCGTTCTGGAAAAGGCCTTTGGCGAGGCCTGGACGGAGCGCTACATGCAAGCGGTGCTGTTCGAGCCGCCTGAGGACTAACCCTCAGTCGCCC
Protein-coding regions in this window:
- a CDS encoding twin-arginine translocase TatA/TatE family subunit, which translates into the protein MFGLGLPEVGLIAAVALLVFGPKRIPEVGNALGKTLRGFKDELNTTEADAERDREEP
- a CDS encoding phycocyanobilin:ferredoxin oxidoreductase, coding for MVETASLRQHQHPLIRQLADSIESAWQAAFELRAYPLPAGLGYVEGQLEGDKLTIENCCYQTDRFRKLHLELARVGTQLDILHCVMFPRPEYALPIFGCDLVGARGQISAAIADLSPVSRDSQLPAAYREALASLPDPQFSQPRELPEWGDIFSAFCTFVRPSDAAEQERFLARVRDLLRVHCQQAPQALPASERDRQQHLAAQRHYCHQQQQNDKTRRVLEKAFGEAWTERYMQAVLFEPPED
- the trmD gene encoding tRNA (guanosine(37)-N1)-methyltransferase TrmD, translated to MRFDLVTLFPEFFHSPCQVGLMGKALANGIAQLNLVNPRDFSPDKHRRVDDEPYGGGAGMVLKPEPIFAAVEAIPQQPPREIVLMSPQGQPLRQPLLRELASEYRQLVVVCGHYEGVDERIREHLITREISLGDFVLTGGEIPALALLNGVLRLLPGTVGKAASLETESFEDGLLDYPQYTRPATYRGWEVPAVLCSGDHAAIAHWRHQQQRERTQRRRPDLRQPPSDGDA